One Oscillospiraceae bacterium genomic region harbors:
- a CDS encoding Arc family DNA-binding protein has translation MAIKSVSIRIEEEMLNKLSYVADYEGRSLNSHILVLIRESIKAFENENGEIEGNINPDVNVKPSRK, from the coding sequence GTGGCTATTAAAAGTGTATCTATAAGAATTGAAGAGGAGATGCTGAATAAGCTTTCTTATGTGGCAGATTATGAAGGAAGAAGCCTTAACAGTCATATCCTTGTTTTAATCAGAGAAAGCATCAAGGCTTTTGAAAATGAAAACGGAGAAATTGAGGGCAATATAAATCCCGATGTAAATGTTAAACCAAGTCGTAAGTAA
- a CDS encoding M23 family metallopeptidase, with protein sequence MTGFSKKLKRIILKIAKYIDKLASYAGKTSAVGKFFECVLICFALLFSLCKKAGLTVARFFAKHYRLALQVAGVAIIGFVVFASQTYAVALKVEIDNVPVGYVSNQQEYELAIEQVENAISEKVGEEYFYEKIPTFSYSIVSKNQIGSNQDVYNAVYTQAEEEIGQSYGLFIDNEFIGACRKESELLNLLEEIKKEYSTGTPGETVEFVKDVTVEKNMYARSLIYSPDELKELFATPSDDNIYIVEKGDSPSRISTKFGITISKLKSLNPDKDLNKLRVGQKLYVATPKLDIGVKVVRTITYTEQIEFTTKTSYTNDLYEGQSKTTTKGKNGENKITATVTYIDGVETDRVVLEKVNLSKPVTAQVLVGTKPIAPSGTFVWPVPASRRITSPYGMRWGKLHGAIDIGAPKGSAIVAVDAGTVVTAGWLKTGAGYAVIINHGNGIYSRYYHCSALYVKAGQKVIQGQTIAAVGATGNATGPHLHFELTNNSGSNVNPTKYLK encoded by the coding sequence AGTTTTTTGAATGTGTACTCATTTGTTTTGCTCTTCTTTTTTCTTTATGTAAGAAAGCAGGTCTTACAGTTGCAAGGTTCTTTGCAAAGCATTATCGTTTAGCTTTACAGGTCGCAGGCGTTGCTATTATCGGCTTTGTTGTTTTTGCTTCTCAGACCTATGCTGTTGCTCTTAAAGTTGAAATTGACAATGTTCCCGTAGGCTATGTAAGCAATCAGCAGGAATATGAGCTTGCAATAGAACAGGTTGAAAATGCAATCAGCGAAAAAGTGGGCGAAGAATATTTTTATGAAAAAATCCCCACCTTCTCTTATTCAATAGTAAGCAAAAATCAAATCGGCTCCAATCAGGACGTTTACAATGCAGTTTATACTCAGGCTGAGGAAGAAATCGGTCAGAGCTACGGCTTATTTATTGATAACGAGTTTATAGGCGCTTGCCGTAAAGAGTCCGAGCTTCTCAATTTGCTCGAAGAAATCAAGAAAGAATATTCAACAGGTACCCCCGGAGAAACAGTTGAATTTGTCAAAGATGTAACCGTTGAAAAGAATATGTATGCAAGAAGCCTTATATATTCTCCCGACGAGCTTAAAGAGCTTTTTGCAACCCCTTCTGACGACAATATTTATATTGTTGAAAAGGGCGACTCTCCCAGCAGAATTTCAACAAAATTCGGAATTACTATTTCAAAGCTTAAGAGTCTTAATCCCGATAAGGACTTAAACAAATTGCGTGTAGGTCAAAAGCTTTATGTTGCAACTCCCAAGCTTGATATCGGCGTTAAGGTTGTAAGAACAATCACCTATACAGAGCAAATTGAATTTACTACAAAAACATCTTATACAAATGACCTTTACGAAGGACAGAGTAAAACAACTACAAAGGGTAAAAACGGCGAGAATAAGATTACAGCTACTGTAACATATATTGACGGCGTTGAAACAGACAGAGTTGTTCTTGAAAAGGTTAATCTTTCAAAGCCTGTTACTGCACAGGTTTTAGTCGGAACAAAGCCCATAGCTCCTTCCGGAACTTTTGTATGGCCCGTTCCAGCTTCAAGAAGAATTACCTCTCCTTACGGAATGCGTTGGGGCAAGCTTCACGGTGCTATTGATATCGGCGCTCCTAAGGGCTCTGCAATCGTTGCTGTTGATGCGGGTACTGTTGTTACTGCAGGCTGGCTTAAAACAGGCGCAGGCTATGCTGTAATTATTAATCACGGTAACGGCATTTATTCAAGATATTATCACTGCAGCGCACTTTATGTAAAAGCAGGCCAAAAGGTTATTCAGGGACAGACTATTGCAGCAGTTGGTGCAACAGGTAATGCAACAGGTCCTCACCTTCACTTTGAGCTTACAAACAATTCGGGTTCAAACGTTAACCCCACAAAATATCTAAAATAA